The Macadamia integrifolia cultivar HAES 741 unplaced genomic scaffold, SCU_Mint_v3 scaffold3274, whole genome shotgun sequence genome has a window encoding:
- the LOC122067958 gene encoding uncharacterized protein LOC122067958: MEDKRIWALTESGNFSISSAWDKVRVKRAVAIQVFSVADLLVSKNLMVVVARSPTSIILEITWKYPDLGCFKLNKDCCSLGNLGRTGAGGIIRNDRGLPLGCFGKFEGIGTIFFAEFATLFVGLQMAQDNGIDSLLIECDSLAI; encoded by the exons ATGGAAGACAAAAGAATTTGGGCTTTGACTGAATCTgggaatttctcaatttcatcaGCTTGGGACAAGGTGAGAGTGAAAAGGGCG GTTGCAATTCAGGTATTCTCTGTGGCTGATCTGCTTGTTTCCAAAAATTTAATGGTGGTGGTAGCTAGATCCCCTACATCAATAATTTTGGAAATTACTTGGAAATATCCAGACTTGGGATGTTTTAAATTAAACAAAGATTGTTGTTCTCTTGGCAATCTTGGTCGCACTGGAGCAGGTGGAATTATAAGAAATGATAGGGGTCTTCCACTAGGTTGTTTTGGGAAGTTTGAAGGAattggtacaattttttttgcagAATTTGCTACTCTCTTTGTGGGGTTGCAAATGGCTCAGGATAATGGAATTGATAGTTTAttgattgaatgtgactcacTGGCCATT